In Corallococcus macrosporus, the following are encoded in one genomic region:
- a CDS encoding UDP-N-acetylmuramoyl-L-alanyl-D-glutamate--2,6-diaminopimelate ligase: MKLTDVLAGCGAEQTSGGRSAVDVTGVTQDSRRVKPGDLFIAVPGLKEDGAQFIGEAVSRGAVAVVSEKQGQSSQVPFFKVSSARKALALIAANFHGRPADKLTLLGVTGTNGKTTTTYLLEAILATAAMYTGSAAPGVIGTLGYKFGGKTTELANTTPDPLELHRIFREMVDAGVETVVMEVSSHALAQERVHGLTFKAAGFSNLSRDHLDYHKDLEEYFQVKRKLFVENLGATGTAVVNGDDTFASRIYNELRGQKRMAWKFSRTGAGEISAADATYSLKGIEATLKTPAGDIKVKSKLLGPHNLENIMLAAGIALGAGISRSDVKSGIELVSQVAGRMDRAENHRGGPAPAVLVDYAHTDDALKRSIEAARTLAKGRVIVVFGCGGDRDKGKRPLMGTVAAEGADLVMVTSDNPRTEDPEAIIAEVTPGLEKGGLRRISAGKAKVGEKGYLVDADRRAAIEQVINLAKDDDVVLIAGKGHETYQTVGTEKLAFDDREVAARALANRIPG; encoded by the coding sequence ATGAAGCTGACGGATGTCCTCGCAGGGTGTGGAGCCGAGCAGACCTCGGGCGGCCGTTCCGCGGTCGACGTCACGGGCGTGACGCAGGATTCGCGGCGCGTGAAGCCGGGGGATCTCTTCATCGCCGTGCCGGGCCTGAAGGAAGATGGGGCCCAGTTCATCGGCGAAGCCGTGTCGCGCGGTGCCGTGGCCGTGGTGTCGGAGAAGCAGGGGCAGTCCTCGCAGGTGCCGTTCTTCAAGGTGAGCAGCGCGCGCAAGGCGCTGGCCCTCATCGCGGCCAACTTCCACGGCCGCCCCGCCGACAAGCTGACGCTCCTGGGCGTCACCGGCACCAACGGCAAGACGACGACGACGTACCTCCTGGAGGCCATCCTCGCGACGGCCGCCATGTACACCGGCTCCGCCGCGCCGGGCGTCATCGGGACGCTGGGCTACAAGTTCGGCGGCAAGACGACGGAGCTGGCCAACACCACCCCGGACCCGCTGGAGCTGCACCGCATCTTCCGCGAGATGGTGGACGCGGGCGTGGAGACGGTCGTGATGGAGGTCTCCAGCCACGCGCTCGCGCAGGAGCGCGTGCACGGGCTCACCTTCAAGGCCGCGGGCTTCAGCAACCTGTCGCGCGACCACCTGGACTACCACAAGGACCTGGAGGAGTACTTCCAGGTGAAGCGCAAGCTCTTCGTGGAGAACCTGGGCGCCACCGGCACCGCCGTGGTGAACGGCGACGACACCTTCGCCAGCCGCATCTACAACGAGCTGCGCGGCCAGAAGCGCATGGCGTGGAAGTTCAGCCGCACGGGCGCGGGGGAGATCTCCGCCGCGGACGCCACGTACTCGCTCAAGGGCATCGAGGCCACCCTGAAGACGCCCGCGGGCGACATCAAGGTGAAGAGCAAGCTGCTGGGGCCCCACAACCTGGAGAACATCATGCTCGCCGCCGGCATCGCGCTGGGCGCGGGCATCTCCCGCTCGGACGTGAAGAGCGGCATCGAGCTGGTCTCCCAGGTCGCGGGCCGCATGGACCGCGCGGAGAACCACCGCGGCGGTCCCGCGCCGGCGGTGCTGGTGGACTACGCGCACACGGATGACGCGCTCAAGCGCTCCATCGAAGCGGCGCGCACGCTGGCCAAGGGCCGCGTCATCGTCGTCTTCGGCTGCGGCGGCGACCGCGACAAGGGCAAGCGCCCGCTGATGGGCACCGTGGCCGCGGAGGGCGCCGACCTGGTGATGGTGACCAGCGACAACCCGCGCACGGAGGACCCGGAGGCCATCATCGCCGAGGTCACGCCGGGCCTGGAGAAAGGCGGCCTGCGCCGCATCTCCGCGGGCAAGGCGAAGGTCGGGGAGAAGGGCTACCTCGTGGACGCGGACCGCCGCGCCGCCATCGAGCAGGTCATCAACCTGGCCAAGGACGACGACGTCGTCCTCATCGCCGGCAAGGGCCACGAGACCTACCAGACGGTGGGCACGGAGAAGCTCGCGTTCGACGACCGCGAGGTCGCCGCGCGCGCGCTGGCCAACCGCATCCCGGGCTGA
- the murC gene encoding UDP-N-acetylmuramate--L-alanine ligase, producing the protein MSKSVSNKPGSLFKTRHAAHVHFVGVGGIGMSGIAEVLLNLGYRVSGSDLRESDITRRLAKLGATLYEGHKASNLVHADVVVISSAVRKDNPEVVTARQRKIPVIPRAEMLAELMRLKYAVAVAGSHGKTTTTSMVATVLSAAGLDPTAVVGGKVNVLDSNAKLGKSELMVVEADESDGSFLKLHPSIAVVTNIDPEHMDHYGNLDTLQSAFVEFCNRVPFYGLNVLCLDNPNVQALLPRIEKRFVTYGSSHMADYRLEGIALDGFTTTFRAFRREEDLGEFRVRMVGAHNAFNALAVVAIAEEMDIPLETVRGALAEFGGVQRRFTVRGEVGGITVVDDYGHHPTEVMATLSGARRAFGRRVVAAFQPHRYTRTHDLMKEFATAFNDADVLLVTSVYAAGEEPIPGATGDALAEAIRAHGHRDVTFVEKRADVAKALLERVREGDLVLTLGAGDITQVGPDLLNLMGAAKGG; encoded by the coding sequence ATGAGCAAGAGCGTCAGCAACAAGCCCGGCAGCCTCTTCAAGACGCGCCACGCGGCGCACGTGCACTTCGTGGGCGTGGGCGGCATCGGCATGAGCGGCATCGCGGAGGTGCTGCTCAACCTGGGCTACCGCGTCTCCGGTTCGGACCTGCGCGAGAGCGACATCACCCGCCGCCTGGCGAAGCTGGGCGCCACGCTCTATGAGGGCCACAAGGCGTCCAACCTGGTCCACGCGGACGTGGTGGTCATCTCCTCCGCGGTGCGCAAGGACAACCCGGAGGTGGTGACGGCGCGCCAGCGCAAGATTCCCGTCATCCCTCGCGCGGAGATGCTCGCGGAGCTGATGCGCCTGAAGTACGCGGTCGCCGTCGCCGGCAGCCACGGCAAGACGACGACGACGTCCATGGTCGCCACGGTGCTGTCCGCGGCGGGCCTGGACCCCACGGCGGTGGTGGGCGGCAAGGTGAACGTGCTCGACTCCAACGCCAAGCTGGGCAAGAGCGAGCTGATGGTGGTGGAGGCGGACGAGTCCGACGGCAGCTTCCTCAAGCTGCACCCGTCCATCGCCGTCGTCACCAACATCGACCCGGAGCACATGGACCACTACGGCAACCTGGACACGCTCCAGTCCGCCTTCGTGGAGTTCTGCAACCGGGTGCCCTTCTACGGACTCAACGTGCTGTGCCTGGACAACCCCAACGTCCAGGCGCTGCTGCCGCGCATCGAGAAGCGCTTCGTCACCTACGGCAGCTCGCACATGGCGGACTACCGGCTGGAGGGCATCGCGCTGGACGGCTTCACCACCACCTTCCGCGCCTTCCGCCGCGAGGAGGACCTGGGCGAGTTCCGCGTGCGCATGGTGGGCGCGCACAACGCCTTCAACGCGCTGGCGGTGGTGGCCATCGCGGAGGAGATGGACATTCCGCTGGAGACGGTGCGCGGGGCGCTGGCCGAGTTCGGCGGCGTGCAGCGCCGCTTCACCGTGCGCGGCGAGGTGGGCGGCATCACCGTGGTGGACGACTACGGGCACCACCCCACGGAGGTCATGGCCACGCTGTCCGGCGCGCGCCGCGCGTTCGGCCGCCGCGTCGTGGCCGCCTTCCAGCCGCACCGCTACACGCGCACGCACGACCTGATGAAGGAGTTCGCCACCGCGTTCAACGACGCGGACGTGCTCCTGGTCACCAGCGTCTACGCGGCGGGCGAGGAGCCCATCCCCGGCGCCACCGGCGACGCGCTGGCGGAGGCCATCCGCGCGCACGGCCACCGCGACGTGACGTTCGTGGAGAAGCGCGCGGACGTGGCGAAGGCGCTGCTGGAGCGCGTGCGCGAGGGCGACCTGGTGCTGACCCTGGGCGCGGGCGACATCACCCAGGTGGGCCCGGACCTGCTGAACCTGATGGGCGCGGCGAAGGGCGGGTAG
- the murB gene encoding UDP-N-acetylmuramate dehydrogenase, which produces MQPGEVTPLAARVARLPGLDVKPGEPLAPLISVRVGGPAEALVRPRSPDALVDLLRLARDEGIPVTVLGGGANTLVGDGGVPGFTVKLPPDLFPETLDVGPDDGRVTLGTGAAIARLVNVMRAQGLVGAEFLAGIPGTLGGAVTMNAGTKNGECFRVVEAIEVATADGVGWLTKAQVPHTYRHATLPAGGIVTRVRFHLPKGDVVASKAAMDADLGYRKRTQPLSQPNFGSVFTNPPGDHAGRLIELVGLKGHTLGRAQVSTLHANWIVNLGGATARDVRGLMTLMQDRVHEATGTVMHPEVKFVGVFLP; this is translated from the coding sequence ATGCAGCCGGGTGAGGTGACACCGCTGGCGGCGCGCGTGGCGCGTCTGCCGGGCCTGGACGTCAAGCCGGGTGAGCCCCTGGCGCCGCTCATCAGCGTGCGCGTGGGCGGACCGGCCGAAGCGCTGGTGCGTCCCCGCTCGCCGGACGCGCTGGTGGACCTGCTGCGCCTGGCCCGCGACGAGGGCATCCCCGTCACGGTGCTGGGCGGCGGCGCCAACACGCTGGTGGGCGACGGCGGCGTGCCGGGCTTCACCGTGAAGCTGCCTCCGGATTTGTTCCCGGAGACGCTGGACGTGGGCCCGGACGACGGGCGGGTGACGCTGGGCACGGGCGCGGCCATCGCCCGGCTGGTCAACGTGATGCGCGCGCAGGGCCTGGTGGGCGCGGAGTTCCTCGCGGGCATTCCCGGCACCTTGGGCGGCGCCGTGACGATGAACGCGGGCACCAAGAACGGCGAGTGCTTCCGCGTGGTGGAGGCCATTGAAGTGGCCACCGCGGACGGGGTGGGGTGGCTGACGAAAGCGCAGGTGCCGCACACCTACCGTCACGCCACGCTGCCCGCTGGAGGTATCGTCACGCGCGTGCGCTTCCATCTTCCCAAGGGCGATGTCGTGGCCAGCAAGGCGGCCATGGACGCGGACCTGGGCTACCGGAAGCGCACGCAGCCCTTGAGTCAGCCCAACTTCGGCAGCGTGTTCACCAACCCGCCGGGCGACCATGCCGGGCGGCTGATTGAACTTGTCGGCCTGAAGGGGCACACCCTGGGGCGCGCGCAGGTATCCACCCTGCACGCCAACTGGATCGTCAACCTGGGCGGCGCAACCGCTCGCGACGTGCGGGGCCTCATGACCCTGATGCAAGACCGGGTACATGAGGCCACCGGCACCGTCATGCACCCCGAAGTCAAATTCGTCGGAGTCTTCCTGCCATGA
- the murG gene encoding undecaprenyldiphospho-muramoylpentapeptide beta-N-acetylglucosaminyltransferase, producing MKVLIAGGGTGGHLFPGIALAEEVVTRHPANEVVFVGTEKGLEARVVPKEGYPLELVKVQGLKGKGLLGLIKGLIALPMAFLASFRILSRQKPDVVVGVGGYASGPVVLAAWLMGIPTAIQEQNALPGLTNKVLGRIVKVVFTAFEEARAFFPEAKVQMIGNPIRKKLMDNYLRSSAAHEKFSVLIFGGSLGARGLNNRVLDALDSLGDVKDQISIVHQTGKLDLETVRKGYADKGFADVAQVVEFIDDMSSAYAKADLVICRAGATSLAELTVCKKASILVPFPHATDNHQEVNARALVDAGAALMFRESELTGQKLAHELRTLMTDPAKLKQMAKKAGILGRPAAAKELADVCVDLTTQAWGPGGRDRGPKDVKKAPGSKA from the coding sequence GTGAAGGTGCTCATCGCGGGCGGCGGCACCGGTGGCCATCTGTTCCCGGGCATCGCGCTGGCGGAAGAGGTCGTCACGCGCCACCCGGCCAACGAAGTCGTTTTCGTGGGCACGGAGAAGGGCCTGGAGGCGCGCGTGGTGCCCAAGGAGGGCTACCCGCTGGAGCTCGTGAAGGTGCAGGGGCTCAAGGGCAAGGGGCTGCTCGGCCTCATCAAGGGCCTCATCGCGCTGCCCATGGCGTTCCTCGCGTCGTTCCGCATCCTGTCGCGCCAGAAGCCGGACGTGGTGGTGGGCGTGGGCGGCTACGCGAGCGGCCCGGTGGTCCTGGCCGCGTGGCTGATGGGCATTCCCACCGCCATCCAGGAGCAGAACGCGCTGCCGGGCCTCACCAACAAGGTGCTGGGCCGCATCGTGAAGGTCGTCTTCACCGCCTTCGAGGAAGCGCGCGCGTTCTTCCCCGAAGCCAAGGTGCAGATGATTGGCAACCCCATCCGCAAGAAGCTGATGGACAACTACCTGCGCAGCAGCGCCGCGCACGAGAAGTTCTCCGTCCTCATCTTCGGCGGCAGCCTGGGCGCGCGCGGCCTCAACAACCGCGTGCTGGACGCGCTGGACTCGCTGGGCGACGTGAAGGACCAGATTTCCATCGTCCACCAGACGGGGAAGCTGGACCTGGAGACGGTGCGCAAGGGCTACGCGGACAAGGGCTTCGCGGACGTGGCCCAGGTGGTGGAGTTCATCGACGACATGTCCTCCGCCTACGCGAAGGCGGACCTGGTCATCTGCCGCGCGGGCGCCACGTCGCTGGCGGAGCTGACGGTGTGCAAGAAGGCCAGCATCCTGGTGCCCTTCCCGCACGCGACGGACAACCACCAGGAGGTGAACGCCCGCGCGCTGGTGGACGCGGGCGCGGCCCTGATGTTCCGCGAGTCGGAGCTCACCGGGCAGAAGCTGGCGCACGAGCTGCGCACCCTGATGACGGACCCGGCGAAGCTCAAGCAGATGGCGAAGAAGGCGGGCATCCTGGGCCGCCCGGCCGCCGCGAAGGAGCTGGCGGACGTGTGCGTGGACCTGACCACCCAGGCCTGGGGCCCGGGTGGGCGGGACCGCGGACCCAAGGACGTGAAGAAGGCACCCGGGAGCAAGGCATGA
- a CDS encoding UDP-N-acetylmuramoyl-tripeptide--D-alanyl-D-alanine ligase produces MAARFSDDEVVQATGATRRGEPVAAGFPAVCTDTRSLTPGCLFVALQGERFDAHDFVGGAQRQGAAGAVVKRGRALPALPPGFALYEVDDTLAALGGLGALHRRRFSIPVAAVGGSNGKTTTKEMVGAILATRGPALKTEGNFNNEVGVPLTLFRLEPSHVAAVIEVGMNQPGEIERLTRKVRPDAGVITVVQPEHLEGLGSLEGVAEAEGEMFRELLPQATAVVNLDDALIVRQAARSGAKHLTFGRAEAADVRLTAVHTLGRDGMVATVRYQGKDWPVRLHFVGPHNAQNATAAFATALALGYSPEECVKGLESARPYARRLNIVDGRNGVTVVDDCYNANPASMEAALVTLGTLVPEGGRAVAVLGDMLELGAGEAQEHARLGELVARHAALVAFFGPRSAGGHGSADMGDSAAHFTEVEPLVAWLTPRLSPGDVVLVKASRGMRLERVVAALTGAAPPGGGH; encoded by the coding sequence ATGGCCGCTCGATTCTCCGATGACGAGGTGGTGCAGGCGACGGGGGCGACCCGGCGCGGGGAGCCCGTTGCCGCGGGCTTTCCCGCCGTCTGCACCGACACCCGGTCGCTCACCCCCGGGTGTCTCTTCGTGGCGCTGCAGGGCGAGCGCTTCGACGCCCACGACTTCGTGGGCGGCGCCCAGCGACAGGGCGCGGCCGGGGCGGTGGTGAAGCGGGGGAGGGCGCTGCCGGCCCTGCCCCCGGGCTTCGCCCTCTACGAGGTGGACGACACCCTGGCCGCGCTGGGCGGGCTGGGGGCGCTGCACCGCCGCCGCTTCAGCATCCCCGTGGCGGCGGTGGGGGGCTCCAACGGGAAGACGACCACCAAGGAGATGGTGGGCGCCATCCTGGCCACGCGCGGCCCCGCGCTGAAGACGGAGGGCAACTTCAACAACGAGGTGGGCGTCCCGCTCACGCTCTTCCGGCTGGAGCCGTCCCACGTGGCGGCCGTCATCGAAGTGGGGATGAACCAGCCGGGAGAAATCGAACGCCTCACCCGCAAGGTGCGGCCGGACGCCGGGGTCATCACCGTCGTCCAGCCGGAGCACCTGGAGGGGCTGGGCAGCCTGGAGGGCGTGGCGGAGGCGGAAGGAGAGATGTTCCGCGAACTGCTGCCCCAGGCCACCGCCGTGGTGAACCTGGACGACGCGCTCATCGTGCGCCAGGCCGCGCGCAGCGGCGCGAAGCACCTGACGTTCGGCCGGGCGGAAGCGGCGGACGTGCGCCTCACCGCGGTCCACACGCTGGGCCGCGACGGCATGGTGGCCACCGTGCGCTACCAGGGGAAGGACTGGCCGGTGCGCCTGCACTTCGTGGGGCCGCACAACGCGCAGAACGCGACGGCGGCGTTCGCGACGGCGCTGGCCCTGGGCTACTCGCCGGAGGAGTGCGTGAAGGGGCTGGAGTCCGCGCGGCCCTACGCGCGCCGGCTCAACATCGTGGACGGCCGCAACGGCGTCACGGTGGTGGACGACTGCTACAACGCCAACCCGGCCTCCATGGAGGCCGCGCTCGTCACGCTGGGCACGCTGGTGCCCGAGGGCGGTCGCGCGGTGGCGGTGCTGGGCGACATGCTGGAGCTGGGCGCCGGTGAAGCGCAGGAGCACGCCCGGCTGGGTGAGCTCGTCGCGCGGCACGCGGCGCTGGTCGCGTTCTTCGGCCCCCGCTCCGCGGGCGGCCATGGGAGCGCGGACATGGGAGATTCCGCCGCCCACTTCACGGAAGTGGAGCCATTGGTGGCGTGGTTGACGCCCCGGCTCTCCCCCGGTGACGTGGTGCTGGTGAAGGCCAGTCGCGGCATGCGATTGGAGCGCGTGGTGGCGGCCCTCACGGGCGCGGCACCCCCCGGAGGTGGTCACTAG
- the murD gene encoding UDP-N-acetylmuramoyl-L-alanine--D-glutamate ligase, which produces MNPSLSGRKVAVFGLAKSGVAALRLLVQQGAKVTALDARSEDALGDVAKELRAKGVELVTGATPEGLLTRQDLVVVSPGVPLSLPELEAARTSGVPVWGEIELAGRFLTGTRFLGITGTNGKSTTTALTGELYAKSGLRTFVGGNLGRPLAEAAMAPGDWDALVVELSSFQLEGIHQLKPTGAAILNLTPDHLDRYANHAEYGAAKARIFMNQDAGSDFAVVNADDAAVMGLAASARAPVYGFSMTGRPVVDAPKLAGLAIARPGGFELEFAGESYTLTNRSLRGAHNAQNAMAAALLARLGGVAKDAIQAGLDSYPGLAHRLESVRVLDGVEWVNDSKATNVDSVLVALKAFAGDVWLIAGGKGKGAPYAPMVEAGQGKVKGVLTIGQDADALARAYANDAPVHACGTLAQAVAKAREVARAGDTVLLSPACASYDQFKNFEDRGDTFKRLVGAL; this is translated from the coding sequence ATGAATCCCTCGCTGTCCGGTCGGAAGGTCGCGGTGTTCGGGCTGGCCAAGAGCGGCGTCGCGGCGCTCCGGCTGCTCGTCCAGCAGGGCGCGAAGGTGACGGCGCTGGACGCGCGCTCGGAGGACGCGCTCGGCGACGTGGCGAAGGAGCTGCGCGCCAAGGGCGTCGAACTCGTCACCGGCGCCACGCCCGAGGGGCTCCTCACCCGCCAGGACCTGGTGGTGGTGAGCCCGGGCGTGCCGCTGTCCCTGCCGGAATTGGAGGCCGCGCGCACGTCGGGCGTCCCCGTCTGGGGCGAGATTGAACTCGCGGGCCGCTTCCTCACGGGCACGCGCTTCCTGGGCATCACCGGCACCAACGGCAAGAGCACCACCACGGCGCTCACCGGCGAGCTGTACGCGAAGTCCGGGCTGCGCACCTTCGTGGGCGGCAACCTGGGCCGTCCGCTGGCGGAGGCCGCCATGGCCCCCGGGGACTGGGACGCGCTGGTGGTGGAGCTGTCCAGCTTCCAGTTGGAGGGCATCCACCAGCTCAAGCCCACGGGCGCGGCCATCCTCAACCTCACGCCGGACCACCTGGACCGCTACGCCAACCACGCCGAGTACGGCGCGGCCAAGGCGCGCATCTTCATGAACCAGGACGCGGGCAGCGACTTCGCCGTGGTGAACGCGGACGACGCGGCGGTGATGGGGCTGGCCGCCTCCGCGCGCGCGCCCGTGTACGGCTTCTCCATGACGGGCCGCCCGGTGGTGGACGCGCCGAAGCTGGCGGGGCTGGCCATCGCGCGGCCCGGCGGCTTCGAGCTGGAGTTCGCGGGCGAGTCCTACACGCTGACCAACCGCTCGCTCCGGGGCGCGCACAACGCGCAGAACGCGATGGCGGCGGCGCTGCTGGCGCGGCTGGGCGGCGTGGCGAAGGACGCGATCCAGGCCGGGCTGGACAGCTACCCGGGACTGGCGCACCGGCTGGAGAGCGTGCGCGTGCTGGACGGCGTGGAGTGGGTGAACGACTCCAAGGCCACCAACGTGGACTCCGTGCTGGTGGCGCTCAAGGCGTTCGCGGGCGACGTGTGGCTCATCGCGGGTGGCAAGGGCAAGGGCGCGCCGTACGCGCCCATGGTGGAGGCGGGGCAGGGGAAGGTGAAGGGCGTGCTGACCATTGGCCAGGACGCGGACGCGCTGGCGCGGGCGTACGCGAACGACGCGCCGGTGCACGCGTGCGGCACGCTGGCCCAGGCGGTGGCGAAGGCGCGTGAGGTCGCGCGGGCGGGGGACACGGTGCTCCTGTCCCCGGCGTGCGCGTCGTACGACCAGTTCAAGAACTTCGAGGACCGGGGCGACACGTTCAAGCGCCTCGTCGGGGCGCTCTGA
- the ftsW gene encoding putative lipid II flippase FtsW: MKTSPPAAPVRFDPILLCAVLALVALGLVMTYSASAVLAQDKLGDSLYFLKRQLSAAGLGLVAMAVAMKLGWRKLARLAYPLLLIAIVLLIAVAIPGIGTTAGGARRWIRLPGFSLQPAEIAKFAWLVYLSYSLAKKREKVATFSIGFLPHLALCGILVLLCMLQPDFGSSVLLVFMLFVLLFAAGTKLSYLVGSVLLALPLAFVAIATSPYRMKRILAFLDPWAHRHDVGYQVAESLMSIGSGGITGLGLGDGRQKLFFLPEAHTDFIFSILGEELGLIGVGLLVVLYAIVLWRGIRAALAAGETFGTYLGLGISSIIAFQATVNMCVAMGLLPTKGLTLPFVSYGGTSLVVLMGSAGVLLSLSANTQGATRPVRTGTTDLREVTA; this comes from the coding sequence ATGAAGACCTCTCCTCCGGCCGCCCCCGTGCGGTTCGATCCGATTCTCCTGTGCGCGGTGCTGGCGCTCGTGGCGCTGGGCCTCGTGATGACGTACTCGGCCAGCGCGGTGCTCGCGCAGGACAAGCTGGGCGACAGCCTCTACTTCCTCAAGCGCCAGCTGTCCGCCGCGGGCCTGGGCCTGGTGGCCATGGCGGTGGCCATGAAGCTGGGCTGGCGGAAGCTGGCGCGGCTGGCGTATCCGCTCTTGCTCATCGCCATCGTGCTGCTCATCGCCGTGGCCATCCCCGGCATCGGCACCACGGCGGGCGGCGCGCGGCGGTGGATCCGCCTGCCGGGCTTCAGCCTCCAGCCGGCCGAAATCGCCAAGTTCGCGTGGCTCGTCTACCTGTCCTATTCGCTGGCGAAGAAGCGGGAGAAGGTGGCCACGTTCTCCATCGGCTTCCTGCCGCACCTGGCCCTGTGCGGCATCCTGGTGCTCTTGTGCATGCTCCAGCCGGACTTCGGCAGCAGCGTGCTCCTGGTGTTCATGCTCTTCGTTCTGCTGTTCGCGGCGGGCACGAAGCTCTCCTACCTCGTGGGCTCCGTGCTGCTCGCGCTGCCGCTGGCCTTCGTCGCCATCGCGACCAGCCCGTACCGCATGAAGCGCATCCTCGCGTTCCTGGACCCGTGGGCGCACCGGCACGACGTGGGCTACCAGGTCGCGGAGTCGCTCATGTCCATTGGCTCCGGCGGCATCACCGGCCTGGGGCTGGGCGACGGCCGGCAGAAGCTGTTCTTCCTGCCGGAGGCGCACACGGACTTCATCTTCTCCATCCTTGGTGAGGAGCTGGGGCTCATCGGCGTGGGGCTGCTCGTGGTGCTGTACGCCATCGTCCTGTGGCGCGGCATCCGCGCGGCCCTGGCGGCGGGGGAGACCTTCGGCACGTACCTGGGCCTGGGCATCAGCTCCATCATCGCGTTCCAGGCCACGGTGAACATGTGCGTGGCCATGGGCCTGCTGCCCACGAAGGGCCTGACGCTGCCGTTCGTGTCCTACGGCGGCACGTCGCTGGTGGTGCTGATGGGCTCCGCGGGCGTGCTGCTGTCGCTGAGCGCGAACACGCAGGGCGCGACGCGGCCGGTGCGCACGGGCACGACGGACCTGCGGGAGGTGACGGCGTGA
- the mraY gene encoding phospho-N-acetylmuramoyl-pentapeptide-transferase — MLYLLYELIQNTEAGRVLNFLRYPTFRIIAAGVFALLLGMLIGPRLIARLRLKQHGQSNVREDTPDSHQKKKGTPTMGGALILICIAAGTLLFADLKSRGVWVMILLTFGYGFIGFLDDWLKLSKRNSKGLAGRKKMALQTLFYLIAIFGLMCTWTKADGSFGPTLLIDTRLTLPFVPSHWFNPDLGWFYVVFAWIVIVGTSNAVNLTDGLDGLAIVPTIVSAVTFCVLCYVAGTTLHIADTETVNGVAKLTATPLYRYLGILQVPGGAELAVFCASIVGAGISFLWFNTYPASVFMGDIGSLALGGALGALAVFSKNEVVSAIIHGIFFAEALSVMIQVASFKMTGKRVFKMAPVHHHFELKGLAEPKIIVRFWIVAILCGGVALLSLKLR, encoded by the coding sequence GTGCTGTACCTTCTGTACGAGCTCATCCAGAACACCGAGGCCGGGCGCGTCCTCAACTTCCTGCGCTACCCGACCTTCCGCATCATCGCCGCGGGCGTCTTCGCCCTGCTCCTGGGGATGCTGATTGGCCCGCGCCTCATCGCGCGGCTGCGCCTGAAGCAGCACGGGCAGAGCAACGTGCGCGAGGACACCCCGGACTCGCACCAGAAGAAGAAGGGCACGCCCACCATGGGTGGCGCGCTCATCCTCATCTGCATCGCGGCGGGCACGCTCTTGTTCGCGGACCTGAAGTCCCGCGGCGTCTGGGTGATGATCCTCCTCACCTTCGGCTACGGCTTCATCGGCTTCCTGGATGACTGGCTCAAGCTGTCCAAGCGCAACTCCAAGGGCCTGGCCGGGCGCAAGAAGATGGCGCTGCAGACGCTCTTCTACCTCATCGCCATCTTCGGCCTGATGTGCACGTGGACGAAGGCGGACGGCTCCTTCGGGCCCACGCTGCTCATCGACACGCGGCTGACGCTGCCGTTCGTGCCGTCGCACTGGTTCAACCCGGACCTGGGCTGGTTCTACGTCGTGTTCGCGTGGATCGTGATTGTCGGCACGTCCAACGCGGTGAACCTCACGGACGGCCTGGACGGCCTGGCCATCGTCCCCACCATCGTGTCGGCGGTGACCTTCTGCGTGCTCTGCTACGTGGCGGGCACCACGCTGCACATCGCGGACACGGAGACGGTGAACGGCGTCGCGAAGCTCACGGCCACGCCGCTGTACCGCTACCTGGGCATCCTCCAGGTGCCGGGCGGCGCGGAGCTGGCCGTCTTCTGCGCCAGCATCGTGGGCGCGGGCATCTCCTTCCTCTGGTTCAACACCTACCCGGCGTCCGTGTTCATGGGCGACATCGGCTCGCTGGCCCTGGGCGGCGCGCTGGGCGCGCTGGCGGTGTTCTCCAAGAACGAGGTCGTCTCCGCCATCATCCACGGCATCTTCTTCGCGGAGGCGCTCTCCGTGATGATCCAGGTGGCGTCCTTCAAGATGACGGGCAAGCGCGTCTTCAAGATGGCGCCCGTGCACCACCACTTCGAGCTCAAGGGACTGGCCGAGCCGAAGATCATCGTGCGTTTCTGGATTGTCGCCATCCTCTGTGGTGGCGTGGCCCTGCTGTCCCTGAAACTGCGCTAG